From one Anopheles bellator chromosome 1, idAnoBellAS_SP24_06.2, whole genome shotgun sequence genomic stretch:
- the LOC131216180 gene encoding uncharacterized protein LOC131216180 translates to MLKLFVQHQRRLVGGLSLARRTFLSEAYQCREAWNARLATPILAKVDLDTLYYDLEQRFQQRNKISAIDIDIYANKLVDETHVDEIADLLYKFRLTEETSNTLDSTHHALVRNYLEHRCYGQLIEVLNNRLGYGIFLDNYSANLTLDHLIKGQEFRHAARIATLLALQEDFSNPITRSLSLYGCYRYVKTPDAEHFDDLAPVEAPVGDQMEGQKKKKKDEIKIRVKYLRNEFFDDHFDLKDSQLLLGKTFIELSRRYGGVSNLIGASCELLGLALYRKYDLGVEFVANLAGKEVNSEVLQIVRGVLEKETNKDDEKRTAFSDAIDKIESSGCKLNKESFEKLILELVHKSVAENESLQIETQKKVYSDWCALRQQRLDEELGRLQRAKRLKEIEQMSVELEKEEQKLWFFENEDKLDLEIDSKRVFYPKRWFGKKKKPRTVDVDYVPPEVRKRN, encoded by the exons ATGCTGAAATTATTTGTTCAACATCAGCGTCGCCTTGTTGGCGGGCTTTCGCTGGCCAGGCGAACGTTCCTTTCGGAGGCGTACCAGTGTCGGGAAGCGTGGAACGCACGCTTGGCGACACCCATCCTCGCGAAAGTTGACCTGGACACGCTCTACTACGACCTGGAGCAGAGATTTCAACAGCGCAACAAAATATCAGCCATCGATATCGACATCTACGCGAACAAGCTGGTCGATGAGACACACGTCGACGAGATTGCCGATCTGCTGTACAAGTTCCGTCTCACGGAGGAAACGTCGAACACCCTCGACTCGACACACCATGCATTGGTGCGCAACTATCTCGAGCACCGGTGCTACGGACAACTGATCGAGGTCCTCAACAACCGGCTAGGTTATGGCATCTTTCTCGACAACTACTCTGCCAACCTTACCTTGGATCACTTGATCAAAGGGCAGGAATTCCGGCATGCAGCCCGCATCGCAACGTTGCTTGCTCTGCAGGAAGATTTTTCCAATCCCATCACCCGCTCACTGTCGCTGTACGGTTGCTATCGTTACGTCAAAACCCCGGATGCGGAACACTTCGACGATCTGGCACCGGTCGAAGCACCGGTTGGCGATCAAATGGAGggacagaaaaagaagaaaaaagacgaaattaaaattaggGTGAAGTATTTGCGCAACGAATTCTTCGACGATCACTTCGATCTTAAGGACAGTCAGTTGCTCCTTGGAAAAACGTTTATCGAACTGAGCCGTCGTTACGGTGGAGTTAGTAACTTGATCGGAGCCAGCTGTGAACTGCTTGGGTTGGCTTTGTACCGTAAGTACGATCTCGGTGTAGAGTTTGTGGCAAACCTTGCCGGTAAGGAGGTCAACAGCGAAGTTCTACAAATTGTGCGAGGTGTGCTTGAGAAAGAGACAAATAAGGACGACGAAAAACGAACCGCCTTCTCCGACGCGATCGACAAAATTGAATCAAGTGGGTGCAAGCTGAACAAAGAAAGTTTCGAAAAGCTCATCTTGGAGCTGGTTCACAAGAGCGTGGCTGAAAACGAATCGTTacaaattgaaacacaaaagaaG GTTTACAGCGATTGGTGTGCATTAAGGCAGCAACGTTTGGATGAAGAGCTGGGACGGTTACAGCGTGCAAAGCGCTTGAAAGAAATCGAACAGATGTCGGTTGAGTTGGAAAAGGAGGAACAGAAGCTGTGGTTCTTTGAGAATGAGGATAAGCTTGATCTGGAGATCGATAGCAAACGTGTCTTTTATCCGAAACGTTGGTTtggcaaaaagaagaagccacGCACGGTTGATGTAGATTACGTTCCACCGGAGGTACGAAAGCG
- the LOC131206749 gene encoding large ribosomal subunit protein eL39, with amino-acid sequence MSAHKTFRIKQKLAKKLKQNRPIPQWIRMRTNNTIRYNAKRRHWRRTKLKL; translated from the exons ATG TCGGCCCACAAAACGTTCCGTATTAAGCAGAAGCTTGCTAAGAAGCTGAAGCAAAACAGACCCATTCCGCAATGGATCCGTATGCgcaccaacaacaccatcCG ATACAACGCTAAGCGCCGCCACTGGAGACGCACCAAGCTGAAGCTGTAA
- the LOC131206748 gene encoding coiled-coil domain-containing protein 22 homolog: MDDIDNIILHSLRQIECDLDEDIQGLDQFTPAILVRTVSKCLLLIDPSLDLPTSLPPGMAQRFTVTARLAEACTAIGYRRDIGYQTFLYSNVAEVRRVFMFLIEQLPKESGDSATPEAPFDRVTDLEHRILESMREQMRSSWSGRYYSPLDLRKTGAVWGPARARSTIPFVTQSDVTAEVKEYWLRHSGLWGDAVDEVDRGLPADTSTSSSLDPISKLQAYYAQNKAKTPITEDEEVVLGACETSTASQRVQLDEEMQQLRALLAETQSESQTVRASGEVVRGEAKAIEQTVERLKEEKKVKERTHILLENPEVNVAKLESIIAAAGEKMKKLQSQWEAHRAPLVATLEEHRAKNSDSVSKSQKVQEQIDSARRKSEEVIVDLQTKSALHARLVQQYEKIGKTVSRTAYTGRILEIIGNIRKQKTDIDKILHDTRSLQKEINATTGQLDRQFTVTDDLIYRNAKRDEFTKRAYILLVALHTECSELVALVQETGAIKREVRELEDQIESEKDRNLVANLAQIEQDLGEMQRESRRLEEALRQYEAMGRNGC; the protein is encoded by the exons ATGGACGATATTGATAATATAATTCTACACTCGCTACGCCAGATAGAGTG CGATCTGGATGAGGATATACAGGGATTGGACCAGTTCACGCCTGCCATTTTAGTGCGAACGGTTTCGAAATGTTTGCTGCTTATCGATCCGTCGCTAGATTTGCCAACGTCCTTACCACCGGGCATGGCCCAACGGTTCACCGTAACGGCCCGGCTTGCCGAGGCCTGCACG GCCATCGGCTACCGACGAGACATTGGCTACCAAACGTTTCTCTACTCGAACGTGGCCGAAGTGAGGCgagtttttatgtttctcatCGAGCAGCTACCGAAGGAGTCGGGTGACTCGGCCACACCGGAGGCGCCGTTTGATCGGGTGACCGATCTGGAGCATCGTATCCTGGAATCGATGCGTGAACAAATGCGTAGCTCGTGGTCGGGACGGTACTACTCACCGCTCGATCTGCGCAAAACGGGAGCAGTTTGGGGCCCCGCCCGTGCTAGATCGACCATTCCTTTCGTGACGCAAAGTGATGTTACAGCCG AGGTCAAAGAGTACTGGTTGCGCCACAGTGGCCTTTGGGGGGACGCAGTGGACGAGGTGGATCGTGGACTGCCGGCGGATACCAGTACTTCATCGTCGTTGGATCCCATCTCGAAGCTGCAGGCTTATTACGCtcaaaacaaagcgaaaactCCGATTACAGAGGACGAGGAAGTCGTCCTCGGGGCATGCGAAACATCCACGGCAAGTCAACGGGTGCAGCTCGACGAGGAAATGCAGCAGCTTCGCGCCTTACTCGCTGAAACGCAAAGCGAATCACAAACGGTACGCGCATCCGGTGAAGTGGTTCGCGGTGAAGCGAAAGCTATCGAGCAGACCGTCGAACGGTTGAAGGAGGAAAAGAAGGTCAAAGAACGGACGCACATACTGCTCGAGAATCCGGAGGTGAATGTGGCCAAACTCGAGTCAATAATAGCGGCCGCGGgcgagaagatgaaaaaactTCAAAGCCAATGGGAAGCACACCGGGCACCGTTGGTGGCAACGTTGGAGGAGCACCGGGCGAAGAACTCCGACAGTGTG AGTAAATCACAGAAGGTGCAGGAACAAATTGACTCGGCGCGGCGCAAGTCCGAGGAGGTGATCGTCGATCTGCAAACGAAAAGTGCACTCCATGCACGCCTGGTTCAGCAGTACGAAAAGATCGGCAAAACGGTCAGCCGCACGGCGTACACGGGGCGGATTCTCGAGATAATCGGCAACATTCGCAAGCAGAAGACGGACATTGATAAGATTCTGCACGACACGCGCAGTTTGCAGAAGGAGAttaacgccaccaccggacagcTCGATCGCCAGTTCACGGTGACGGATGATTTGATCTATCGGAACGCCAAACGGGACGAGTTTACGAAGCGGGCCTACATTTTGTTGGTGGCTCTGCACACCGAGTGCAGCGAACTCGTTGCCCTGGTGCAGGAAACCGGTGCCATCAAGCGCGAGGTGCGCGAGCTGGAAGAtcaaatcgaaagcgaaaaggaCCGCAACCTGGTGGCCAATCTGGCGCAGATCGAGCAGGATCTCGGGGAAATGCAACGGGAAAGCCGACGGTTGGAAGAGGCACTTCGACAGTACGAAGCTATGGGCCGGAATGGATGCTAA
- the LOC131205944 gene encoding probable transaldolase, with amino-acid sequence MSSAEPQTKKTKMASSLEQLKQLTTIVADTGDFEAMKTYKPTDATTNPSLILSAAGMDQYQHLIDKAIKHGQKAGATADEKVSEAADMLFVLFGCEILKLVPGRVSTEIDARLSFNKEASIAKALKLIALYEEQGIKRDRVLIKLASTWEGIQAASVLEKDHNIHCNLTLLFSFAQAVACAEAGVTLISPFVGRILDWYVSNTDQKSFAPEADPGVVSVTKIYNYYKKFGYKTVVMGASFRNVGEIMALAGCDLLTISPKLLGDLEKSTEPVKRYLDADAAKASKLAKIQMDEATFRWMLNEDQMSSDKLADGIRKFAADGRKLETMLRGLIEAAE; translated from the exons ATGAGCAGCGCTGAACCGCagacgaaaaaaacgaagatgGCATCGAGTTTGGAACAATTGAAGCAGCTTACCACCATCGTGGCCGACACCGGTGACTTCGAGG CCATGAAAACGTACAAACCGACCGATGCCACGACTAACCCTTCGCTGATTTTGTCCGCTGCTGGCATGGACCAGTACCAGCACCTCATCGATAAGGCCATCAAACACGGCCAAAAGGCGGGAGC CACGGCGGACGAAAAGGTTTCGGAAGCGGCCGACATGCTGTTCGTACTGTTCGGATGCGAAATCCTGAAGCTCGTGCCGGGCCGTGTGTCGACTGAAATCGATGCGCGTCTTTCCTTCAACAAGGAAGCCTCGATCGCGAAAGCCCTCAAGCTGATCGCACTGTACGAAGAGCAGGGTATCAAGCGGGACCGGGTGCTGATTAAGCTTGCCTCGACCTGGGAGGGCATTCAGGCGGCCAGCGTCCTGGAGAAGGACCACAACATTCACTGCAACCTGACGCTGCTGTTCTCGTTCGCCCAGGCCGTGGCCTGTGCCGAGGCGGGCGTAACACTGATTTCTCCCTTCGTGGGCCGCATTCTCGATTGGTATGTGTCCAACACCGATCAGAAATCGTTCGCTCCCGAAGCGGACCCGGGCGTCGTGTCGGTGACCAAGATCTACAATTACTACAAAAAGTTTGGTTACAAAACCGTCGTGATGGGCGCTTCGTTCCGTAACGTGGGCGAAATTATGGCTCTGGCCGGGTGCGATTTGCTCACGATCAGCCCGAAACTGCTCGGAGACCTGGAGAAGAGCACGGAACCGGTCAAGCGGTATCTGGATGCGGATGCGGCAAAAGCTTCGAAGCTGGCAAAGATTCAGATGGACGAGGCCACGTTCCGCTGGATGCTGAACGAGGACCAGATGTCGAGTGATAAGCTTGCGGACGGTATTCGCAAGTTTGCTGCCGATGGTCGAAAGTTGGAAACGATGCTGCGTGGTTTGATTGAAGCGGCAGAGTAA
- the LOC131205945 gene encoding anaphase-promoting complex subunit 10, with protein MSVKMGANVCPVTEERSGNVREVGSQAVWSLSSCKPGFGVDQLRDNSMETYWQSDGQLPHLVNIQFHRKTTVSQIYLYSDYKLDESYTPSRISIRCGTHFNDLQEIEVVDLCEPCGWVCIPIKEMQDIPICTFMIQIAVISNHQNGRDTHMRQIRIHSPTEGTHYPLEQYGPFSTIEFQQFRTIR; from the exons ATGAGCGTTAAAATGGGTGCAAACGTGTGTCCCGTGACCGAAGAAAGGTCGGGCAATGTGCGCGAAGTCGGTAGCCAGGCCGTGTGGAGCTTGTCGTCCTGTAAACCTG GCTTTGGAGTAGATCAGCTGCGCGACAATTCGATGGAAACGTACTGGCAGTCGGATGGGCAGCTGCCGCACCTAGTGAACATTCAGTTTCACCGCAAGACGACCGTGAGCCAGATCTACCTCTACTCCGACTACAAGCTGGACGAAAGCTACACACCGAGCCGGATATCGATCCGGTGCGGCACCCACTTTAACGATCTACAGGAAATCGAAGTGGTCGATCTGTGTGAACCGTGCGGCTGGGTGTGCATTCCGATCAAGGAGATGCAGGACATTCCGATATGTACGTTCATGATACAGATTGCCGTGATAAGCAATCATCAGAATGGTCGCGACACTCACATGCGACAGATCCGGATTCATTCACCCACCGAAGGCACCCACTACCCGTTGGAACAGTACGGGCCGTTTAGTACGATTGAATTTCAACAGTTTCGCACGATACGATAG